The nucleotide window GATGTCCTTCAGGTCGACCGTCTCGACCGTGCTGTGCATGTACCGCAACGGCACGCTGACGAGGCCGGTCGGCACCCCGGCCTGCGTGACCTGGATGGCCCAGGCGTCGGTGCCCGTCTGCCCGGGCGCCACGGAGACCTGGAAGGGGATGCCGTTCGCCTCCGCCGTCTGCTTCAAAAGCGAGAACACGGCCGGATGGATGTTCGCGCCGCGCGTGATGTCGGGCCCGCCGCCGAGCTGTGCGGAATCATCCTTCTTGACGCCGGGCTGGTCGCCGAACGTGACGTCGATGGCGATGCCGACGTCCGGTTGGACGCCGAAAGTGGCCGTCACGGCCCCGCGCAGGCCGACCTCCTCCTGCACGGTGGCGACGGCGTAGACGTCCGCCTCGTGGCGCAGGCCCTGCAAGAATTTCAGGCCTTCCCACATGGCGGTGACGCACGCGCGGTCATCAAAGGCCTTGCCGCTGAACCGCTGTCCTTGGAGGCGCGCCGGTTCGCGGTGCATGGTGATGACGTCGCCGACGCGCACGAGCTCCGCCGCCCGCGGCCCGTCGAGGCCGATGTCGACGAAGAGCTCGTGCAGCGGGACGACCTTGTCCCGCTGGTCAGCCGTGAGCAGGTGCGGCGGCTTCGTGCCGATGATGCCCGGCAGGTCCCGCCGCCCATGGACGACGACCTCCTGCGTCACGATGTTGCGCACGTCCACGCCGCCGATGGGCGCGACGCGCAGGAACCCGTCGGGCCGGACCTCGCGGACGATGAGTCCGATCTCGTCCATGTGCGCGGCCCACATGACCTTGGGGCCCTTGCCGCTGCCCCGTTTCAGCGCGATGACGTTGCCGAGCGCGTCCCGGCGGATCTCGTCGCAGTACGGAGCGAACAGTTCCGCGACGCGGTCCGCCACGGCCCGCTCGTGGCCGGACGGGCCCGGCGTGACCGACAACAGGTGCAAGACGCTTTGCGTGTCGATGATCCCAATCCCCCTTCGCCGGGCCGCATCGCCGCCGCTGCGGCCCGAGGCCCTCTTGGGTGACGAACAGCCTTTCGATTCACGAAATACGTTTCCTGCCGCGCCATCCCGCTGATCGCGCACCGCGGGGCCCGTCCCCCCATCCCTACACGAACGCCTCGAACACGAGGTTGCCGAGAAGCAGCCCCTCGTCCGTCAGCCGCGCGCGGGCGCCGTCGACGCGCAGCAGCCCCCGGCCGGACAGCTCCGCCAGCTCCGCCCGCCACACTTCGCGCGGATCCTCGCCGTACCGCGCCGCGAGCTCGTCGAGGTCGACGCCCCGGATCCGGCGGAGGCCGAGGATCATCGCGTCGCCGAGCGCCTCCCGCGCCGGCACGGCGCGCGCGCCGTCCGCGTCGGTCGGAGGCCGGCCGCTCGCGACCGCCTCGCGGTACTCGCGCAGGTTTTTCGTGTGGCCCCAGCGCCAGCCGTGCCAGTGCGAGTGGGCGCCCACGCCGAGGCCGAGGTAGGCGCCGTTTTCCCAGTACAGCAGGTTGTGGCGCGACGCGAACCCCGGCCGCGCGTAGTTGGAGATCTCGTAGTGCTCGTAGCCCGCCCGGCTGAGGCGCTCCCGGGCGCGGCGGAACATGCGCGCGGCGAGCTCGTCGTCCGGCTGCGGCAGGCGGCCGTTGCGGATCCAGTGGTGGAACGGCGTGCCCTCCTCGATCTGCAGCCCGTACGCCGAGACGTGCTCCGGCGCGAGCTCCAGGACGAAATCGAGCGTCGCCTCCCAGTCCTCGGCCGTCTGGCCGGGCAGGCCGAACATCACGTCGAGGTTGAGGTTCGCGAACCCCGCCCGCCGCGCGGCGGCCACGGCGCGGCGCACCGCCGCCGCGTCGTGCCGCCGGCCGAGCTGTCGAAGGAGGCGCTCGCTTACCGCCTGCACGCCGATGCTGAGCCGGTTGACGCCGATGGCGCGCAATTGCTCAAGGTACGCGGCGTCCACCGTCTCGGGGTTCGCTTCCACGGTGACTTCCGCGGCCGGGTCGAGGCCGAACAACGCGACGAGCTCCCGGTGCAGGCGCGCGAAGGCGTCGATGGGCGTGACGGTGGGCGTGCCGCCCCCGTAATAGAGCGTGGCCGGGGGCGTCTCCGGCGCCGGCAGGCGGACGCACGACGCCGCACCCGCGCCCGCGGGCCGCACCGGCGGCCCGTGGCGTCGCACGTCGCGCGCCTCCTGAATCAGCACGTCGACGTACGCCTCCGGGCGCCCGGGCTTCCACAGCGCCACCGCAAAGTCACAGTAGTAGCACTTGGCGAGGCAGAACGGCAGGTGGACGTAAAGCCCCCACTTCACTCCTCGTCCCCCGTGCGCAGCACGGCGAGAAACGCCTCCTGCGGGATCTCCACCTGCCCGATCTGCTTCATCCGCTTCTTGCCTTCCTTCTGCTTCTCAAGGAGCTTGCGCTTGCGCGTCACGTCGCCGCCGTAGCACTTCGCGAGGACGTCCTTGCGCAGCGCGCGCACCGTCTCCCGCGCGATGATCTTGCCGCCGACGGCGGCCTGGATCGGCACCTCGAACTGCTGGCGCGGGATGATGTCGCGCAACCGCTCCACGAGCCGGCGGCCGCGCGTGGCGGCCTGGCTGCGGTGGACGATCACGCTGAGCGCGTCGACGGGTGCGCCGTTGACGAGGATGTCGAGCTTCACCAGATCCGATTCGACGTACCCCTCGAGCCGGTAGTCGAGCGTGGCGTAGCCGCGGGTGCGGCTCTTCAACTGGTCGAAGAAGTCGAACATGATCTCCGCCAGCGGCAGGAGGTAGCTGAGCTTCGCGCGGTCGGGGCTGGGGTACTCCATGTCCACGAACGTGCCGCGCCGTTCCTGGCAAAGCTCCATCACCGCGCCGACGTAGTCGTTGGGTGTCATGATCACGGCCTTGACGACCGGCTCCTCAATGGCGGCGATCGTCGAACGGTCGGGAAGCTTGGCCGGGTTGTCGACGTGCAGCGTCTCGCCGTTCGTCTTGCGGACGCGGTACACGACGCTCGGCGCCGTCGTGATCAGGTTCAGCCCGTACTCCCGCTCCAGGCGCTCCTGGACGACGTCGAGGTGCAGGAGGCCGAGGAAGCCGCAGCGGAAGCCGAAGCCGAGCGCCGCCGACGTCTCCGGCTCGAAGACGAGCGCCGCGTCGTTCAGCTGGAGCTTCTCCAGCGCCTCGCGCAGGTCGGTGTAGTCCTGGCTGTCGACAGGATAGACGCCCGCGTACACCATCGGCGTGACGGGGCGATAGCCCGGCAGCGCGGCGGCCGCCGGGCGGTCGGCGTGCGTGATCGTGTCGCCCACGCGGCAGTCGCGGATCGTCTTGATGCCGGCGGCGACGTAGCCGACCTCGCCCGCCGAAAGGGACGCCACCGGGGCGGCGTGCGGCCGGAAGACGCCGACCTCCGTCACCTCGTACGTCTTCCCGGACTGCATGAGCGCGATCCGGTCGCCGGGCCGCACCGCGCCGTCGAAGAGGCGCACGTACGCGATCACGCCCTTGTACGGGTCAAAGCGGGAGTCGAAGATCAGCGCCTTTAGCGGCGCGTCCGGATCGCCCGCGGGCGGCGGGATCCGCTCGACGATCGCCGCGAGGACGTCGTCGATGCCGATCCCCTCCTTGGCGGACACCGGAATGCACTCTTCCGGCAAGAAGCCGAGCTCGCCCAGTTCTTGCCGGGCGCGGTCCACGTCGGCCGCCGGCAGGTCGATCTTGTTGACGACGGGGATCATCGTCAGCCCGTGGTCCAGCGCGAGGTGAAAGTTGGCGAGCGTCTGCGCCTCCACGCCCTGCGTGGCGTCGACGACGAGCAGCGCCCCCTCGCAGGCGGCCAGCGCGCGCGAGACCTCGTAGCCGAAGTCGACGTGGCCGGGGGTGTCGATGAGGTTCAGGATGAACTCGCGCCCGCCGGCGTCGCGGTGCACCATGCGCACCGCCTGCGCCTTGATCGTGATGCCACGCTCGCGCTCGAGCTCCATGGTGTCGAGCACCTGCTCCGCCATCTCGCGCGCGGTGAGCGTCCCCGTCCGCTCGATGAGACGGTCCGCGAGGGTGGACTTGCCGTGGTCGATGTGCGCGATGATGCAGAAGTTGCGGATGTCGGGCATACCGGAATTTTAGCATGGGGCCGGGCCGGGCCCGCTCTCGCCGTGCTCACCCGCCGAGGGCCGCCTCCTCAGCCGGAATCCGCACGCGCCAGAGGAGCCACGCATTGAGCGGCGCGAAGACCAGCAGCGTCAGGTACGCGCCGGCCGCGAGGGGCGCGGCCACGAACTCCGCCATGACGGCCACGTAGTTGGGGTGGCGCAGAATGCGGTAGGGTCCGCGGCGAACAAGCGGCGCGCCGGGCAGCACCCACACGCGCGTCGTCCAGCGACGGCCCAGCGCGGCGATCGCCCAATACCGCAGCGCCTGCGCAAGCGCGAAGAGCGCGAGCGCCCAGGGCCACGCCACGGGTGGCCGGGATGCAGCCCCCTCAGTAGCCAGCGAGAGCAGAAAGGCCGCGTGCAACCCGACGATCCAGCGATAGTGCTCGCGGCCGGCCTCCACCGCACCCATCGCCCGCAGCCGCCGCGCGTTGGCCGCGGACAGAAGGAGCTCCGCGACACGCTGGGCCGCCATGAAACCGGCCAGCTCCAGCGCCAGGCCGCCCGGGGCTGCGCCTACCATTGGAGGAGCACCTGCTCGCTGGTGAACCCGGGACCGAGCGCCGCCACCAGGCCGGCCGCGCCGGGCGGCGGCGGGTCGCGCAGCGCGCGTTCCAGCACGAACAGCACCGTCGGCGAGGACATGTTGCCGTACTCGCGAAGCACCTCGCGGGCGGCGGAGAGGCGCGCCTCGTCGAGGCCGAAGCTCTCGCGGTAGGCGTCGAGCACCTTGGGCCCACCCGGGTGGACGACGAAGCGGCGGACTGCTTCCAAAGGCACGCCCCGCCGTTCGAGGAAGGCGGCCGTCTGCACCCACACGTGGCGCCGGACGATGGCCGGAATGCTTCGGGAGAAGATGACGTGCAGGCCTCGCGAGGACACGTCCCAGCCCATGACGTCAAGCGTCTCCGGCCACGTGTAGCTGTGGGACGCCACGATCGC belongs to Clostridia bacterium and includes:
- a CDS encoding M42 family metallopeptidase — encoded protein: MDTQSVLHLLSVTPGPSGHERAVADRVAELFAPYCDEIRRDALGNVIALKRGSGKGPKVMWAAHMDEIGLIVREVRPDGFLRVAPIGGVDVRNIVTQEVVVHGRRDLPGIIGTKPPHLLTADQRDKVVPLHELFVDIGLDGPRAAELVRVGDVITMHREPARLQGQRFSGKAFDDRACVTAMWEGLKFLQGLRHEADVYAVATVQEEVGLRGAVTATFGVQPDVGIAIDVTFGDQPGVKKDDSAQLGGGPDITRGANIHPAVFSLLKQTAEANGIPFQVSVAPGQTGTDAWAIQVTQAGVPTGLVSVPLRYMHSTVETVDLKDIRETGRLLAHFAAACTADAARGWSHGE
- the hemW gene encoding radical SAM family heme chaperone HemW, which translates into the protein MKWGLYVHLPFCLAKCYYCDFAVALWKPGRPEAYVDVLIQEARDVRRHGPPVRPAGAGAASCVRLPAPETPPATLYYGGGTPTVTPIDAFARLHRELVALFGLDPAAEVTVEANPETVDAAYLEQLRAIGVNRLSIGVQAVSERLLRQLGRRHDAAAVRRAVAAARRAGFANLNLDVMFGLPGQTAEDWEATLDFVLELAPEHVSAYGLQIEEGTPFHHWIRNGRLPQPDDELAARMFRRARERLSRAGYEHYEISNYARPGFASRHNLLYWENGAYLGLGVGAHSHWHGWRWGHTKNLREYREAVASGRPPTDADGARAVPAREALGDAMILGLRRIRGVDLDELAARYGEDPREVWRAELAELSGRGLLRVDGARARLTDEGLLLGNLVFEAFV
- the lepA gene encoding elongation factor 4; translated protein: MPDIRNFCIIAHIDHGKSTLADRLIERTGTLTAREMAEQVLDTMELERERGITIKAQAVRMVHRDAGGREFILNLIDTPGHVDFGYEVSRALAACEGALLVVDATQGVEAQTLANFHLALDHGLTMIPVVNKIDLPAADVDRARQELGELGFLPEECIPVSAKEGIGIDDVLAAIVERIPPPAGDPDAPLKALIFDSRFDPYKGVIAYVRLFDGAVRPGDRIALMQSGKTYEVTEVGVFRPHAAPVASLSAGEVGYVAAGIKTIRDCRVGDTITHADRPAAAALPGYRPVTPMVYAGVYPVDSQDYTDLREALEKLQLNDAALVFEPETSAALGFGFRCGFLGLLHLDVVQERLEREYGLNLITTAPSVVYRVRKTNGETLHVDNPAKLPDRSTIAAIEEPVVKAVIMTPNDYVGAVMELCQERRGTFVDMEYPSPDRAKLSYLLPLAEIMFDFFDQLKSRTRGYATLDYRLEGYVESDLVKLDILVNGAPVDALSVIVHRSQAATRGRRLVERLRDIIPRQQFEVPIQAAVGGKIIARETVRALRKDVLAKCYGGDVTRKRKLLEKQKEGKKRMKQIGQVEIPQEAFLAVLRTGDEE
- a CDS encoding type III polyketide synthase yields the protein AIVASHSYTWPETLDVMGWDVSSRGLHVIFSRSIPAIVRRHVWVQTAAFLERRGVPLEAVRRFVVHPGGPKVLDAYRESFGLDEARLSAAREVLREYGNMSSPTVLFVLERALRDPPPPGAAGLVAALGPGFTSEQVLLQW